The Azospirillum brasilense genome window below encodes:
- a CDS encoding beta-ketoacyl-ACP synthase translates to MRRVVVTGMGGVSALGEDWPTIRARMAKGETAVRTMAEWDRFHGINTRLAAPVTGFSVDDRYPRKKTRTMGPVSRMAVYATEKALNDAALLNDPFVRGGRVGIAYGSSFGSPAPVIAFAELMTQGASKTLNATSYIQMMSHTAAVNIGLYYGVTGRIIPTSSACTSGSQAIGYAYEAIKWGKADAMIAGGAEELDVTESAVFDTLFATSTRNDRPHTSPRPYDRDRDGLVIGEGATTLVLEERERALARGANIHAEIVGFACNSDGNHVTQPQAGTMEIALRLALEDAGVSADAIGFVNGHGTATEWGDIAETAATHAVFGPRAPIHSLKSYFGHSLGACGALEAWLSIEMMREGWFAPTANLDNVDERCAELDYIMGEGRRIDTEFLMSNNFAFGGINTSLVFRRG, encoded by the coding sequence ATGCGCAGGGTTGTCGTCACGGGCATGGGCGGGGTGAGCGCGCTGGGCGAGGACTGGCCGACCATCCGCGCCCGCATGGCGAAGGGCGAGACCGCCGTCCGCACCATGGCGGAGTGGGACCGTTTCCACGGGATCAACACGCGCCTCGCCGCCCCGGTGACCGGCTTCTCAGTGGACGACCGCTACCCGCGCAAGAAGACGCGGACCATGGGGCCGGTTTCCCGGATGGCGGTCTACGCCACCGAGAAGGCGCTGAACGACGCGGCCCTGCTGAACGACCCGTTCGTCCGCGGCGGGCGCGTGGGCATCGCCTACGGATCGTCGTTCGGCAGCCCCGCCCCGGTGATCGCCTTCGCCGAGCTGATGACCCAGGGCGCGTCGAAGACGCTCAACGCCACCAGCTACATCCAGATGATGAGCCACACGGCGGCAGTGAACATCGGGCTGTACTACGGCGTGACCGGCCGCATCATCCCGACCAGCAGCGCCTGCACCTCCGGCAGCCAAGCCATCGGCTACGCCTACGAGGCGATCAAGTGGGGCAAGGCCGACGCCATGATCGCCGGCGGCGCCGAGGAGCTGGACGTGACCGAATCGGCGGTGTTCGACACGCTGTTCGCCACCTCCACCCGCAACGACCGCCCGCACACCAGCCCCCGCCCTTACGACCGCGACCGCGACGGGCTGGTGATCGGCGAAGGCGCCACCACCCTGGTCCTGGAGGAACGCGAGCGCGCCCTTGCCCGCGGCGCCAACATCCACGCGGAGATCGTCGGCTTCGCCTGCAACTCCGACGGCAACCACGTCACCCAGCCGCAGGCCGGGACCATGGAGATCGCCCTGCGCCTAGCCCTGGAGGACGCCGGGGTGTCGGCGGACGCCATCGGATTCGTCAACGGCCACGGCACGGCCACCGAATGGGGCGACATCGCCGAGACCGCCGCGACCCACGCCGTCTTCGGCCCGCGCGCGCCCATCCATTCCCTGAAAAGCTATTTCGGCCATTCATTGGGCGCCTGCGGCGCCCTGGAGGCGTGGCTGAGCATCGAAATGATGCGCGAGGGCTGGTTCGCCCCCACCGCCAACCTGGACAATGTGGACGAACGCTGCGCCGAGCTGGACTACATCATGGGCGAGGGCCGGCGGATCGACACCGAATTCCTGATGTCCAACAACTTCGCCTTCGGCGGCATCAACACGTCGCTGGTGTTCCGGCGCGGGTAG
- a CDS encoding 3-ketoacyl-ACP reductase FabG2 yields MKKTILVTGASKGIGRAVAERLAADGFAVVVHYGRDAAGGEATLADVRKAGGEGRLLAFDIADRAATRAALEADMEAHGPYWGAVLNAGIARDAAFPAMADDDWDSVLNTNLDGFYNVLKPLVMPMVSARRGGRIVTLSSVSGLIGNRGQVNYSAAKAGIIGATKALAIELAKRNITVNCVAPGIIETQMTDGLPMEEALKLVPMRRAGQPEEVASVVSFLCSDGAAYVTRQVIAVNGGMV; encoded by the coding sequence ATGAAGAAGACGATCCTGGTCACCGGCGCCAGCAAGGGCATCGGCCGCGCGGTCGCGGAACGGCTGGCCGCCGATGGCTTCGCGGTGGTGGTGCATTACGGCCGCGACGCGGCCGGCGGCGAGGCGACGCTGGCCGACGTCCGCAAGGCCGGCGGCGAGGGCCGGCTGCTCGCTTTCGACATCGCCGACCGCGCCGCCACCCGCGCCGCGCTGGAGGCCGACATGGAGGCGCACGGCCCTTACTGGGGCGCCGTCCTGAACGCCGGCATCGCCCGCGACGCCGCCTTCCCGGCCATGGCGGACGACGATTGGGATTCAGTCCTCAACACCAACCTCGACGGCTTCTACAACGTGCTGAAGCCGCTGGTGATGCCGATGGTTTCGGCCCGCAGGGGCGGACGGATCGTGACGCTGTCGTCGGTGTCGGGGCTGATCGGCAACCGCGGGCAGGTCAACTACAGCGCCGCCAAGGCCGGCATCATCGGCGCCACCAAGGCGCTGGCGATCGAACTGGCCAAGCGGAACATCACGGTGAATTGCGTGGCCCCCGGCATCATCGAGACGCAGATGACCGACGGGCTGCCCATGGAGGAAGCCTTGAAGCTGGTCCCCATGCGGCGGGCCGGTCAGCCGGAGGAGGTGGCGTCGGTGGTGTCCTTCCTGTGCTCCGACGGGGCGGCGTATGTGACGCGGCAGGTGATCGCGGTGAACGGGGGTATGGTGTGA
- a CDS encoding beta-ketoacyl-[acyl-carrier-protein] synthase family protein, with translation MSRPLGLAALGLTTPVGTGAGAVADALFAGTRDGLRPHSGFVPGRAVHVGSVDALLPPVPAGLETYDCRNNRLLLLALEQIRDAVETAAARHGRHRIAVIIGTSTSGMAEAEAGFAAMRRDGAWTGPFHYDQLATGGPAEFAARALDLPGPAYTVATACSSSGKVFASARRLIRAGLCDAAVVGGSDTLCGTTLGGFSALEAVSAGLCNPFSANRDGINIGEAAAVFLLTAEDAPVRLLGVGESSDAHHVSAPDPEGHGALAAMRAALDDAGLTPSDIAYVNLHGTATALNDSMEGKAVHALFGDATPCSSTKAMTGHTLGAAGACEAAFLWLALNPAHNPDGRLPPHLWDGAPDPEIPPLNLIGPGATFSGGLPAGPAAMLSNSFAFGGSNVALVLGRGEWR, from the coding sequence ATGAGCCGTCCGCTCGGACTTGCCGCCCTGGGCCTCACCACCCCCGTCGGAACCGGGGCGGGCGCGGTCGCCGACGCCTTGTTTGCCGGCACCCGCGACGGCCTGCGCCCGCACTCCGGCTTCGTCCCCGGCCGCGCCGTGCATGTGGGTTCGGTGGACGCGCTGCTGCCGCCGGTGCCGGCGGGGCTGGAGACCTACGACTGCCGCAACAACCGCCTGCTGCTGCTGGCCCTGGAGCAGATCCGCGACGCCGTCGAAACGGCGGCCGCGCGCCACGGCCGGCACCGGATCGCCGTGATCATCGGCACCAGCACCTCGGGCATGGCCGAGGCGGAGGCCGGCTTCGCGGCCATGCGCCGCGACGGCGCGTGGACGGGTCCGTTCCATTACGACCAGCTCGCCACCGGCGGGCCAGCGGAATTTGCGGCGCGCGCGCTCGACCTGCCGGGGCCGGCCTACACGGTGGCGACGGCCTGCTCCTCCAGCGGCAAGGTGTTCGCATCCGCCCGGCGGCTGATCCGCGCCGGGCTGTGCGACGCCGCTGTCGTCGGTGGGTCCGACACGCTGTGCGGCACCACGCTCGGCGGCTTCAGCGCATTGGAGGCGGTGTCGGCGGGCCTCTGCAATCCCTTCAGCGCCAATCGCGACGGCATCAACATCGGCGAGGCGGCGGCGGTCTTCCTGCTGACCGCGGAGGACGCCCCGGTGCGGCTGCTGGGCGTGGGCGAAAGCTCCGACGCACACCATGTCAGCGCCCCCGACCCGGAGGGCCATGGCGCCCTCGCCGCCATGCGGGCGGCGCTGGACGACGCCGGGCTGACGCCGTCGGACATCGCCTACGTCAACCTGCACGGCACCGCGACGGCGCTGAACGATTCCATGGAGGGCAAGGCGGTGCACGCGCTGTTCGGCGACGCGACCCCGTGCAGTTCCACCAAGGCGATGACCGGCCACACGCTGGGCGCCGCCGGGGCCTGCGAGGCGGCGTTCCTCTGGCTGGCGCTGAATCCGGCCCACAACCCGGACGGCCGGCTGCCCCCACACCTGTGGGACGGTGCGCCCGACCCGGAGATCCCGCCGCTGAACCTGATCGGCCCCGGCGCCACCTTCTCCGGCGGGCTTCCCGCCGGGCCGGCGGCGATGCTCAGCAACTCCTTCGCGTTCGGCGGCAGCAACGTGGCCCTGGTGCTGGGCCGGGGGGAATGGCGATGA
- a CDS encoding DUF3261 domain-containing protein, translating to MTMHKGWVALLFLLGACASVPGGGPANPSTPLLAPGEPLALPRPSDLGQNVEAAQLITASRDGQTFVFEGRISVTPERFLLVGVDSLGRRAMTVTWSDAGLEVETAPWLPPALRPGSMLADIVVLYWPEAIVRQALAPAGGTLSADAHRRSVRIGGKEVLHAERSWADGAPWTGTLRYANLAWGYEIEVQSMAASTAAAP from the coding sequence ATGACCATGCATAAGGGGTGGGTCGCGCTCCTGTTCCTGCTCGGAGCGTGCGCCTCCGTGCCCGGCGGCGGCCCGGCGAACCCAAGCACGCCGCTGCTTGCCCCCGGCGAGCCGCTGGCCCTGCCGCGCCCGTCCGATCTCGGGCAGAACGTCGAGGCGGCGCAGCTCATCACCGCCAGCCGCGACGGCCAGACCTTCGTCTTCGAGGGCCGGATCAGCGTCACGCCGGAGCGTTTCCTGCTGGTCGGGGTGGACAGCTTGGGCCGCCGCGCCATGACCGTCACCTGGAGCGATGCCGGGCTGGAGGTGGAGACGGCCCCCTGGCTGCCTCCGGCCCTGCGGCCGGGCAGCATGCTGGCCGACATCGTCGTGCTGTACTGGCCCGAAGCGATCGTGCGGCAAGCGCTTGCCCCCGCGGGCGGCACGCTGAGCGCCGATGCGCACCGGCGCAGTGTGCGCATCGGCGGCAAGGAGGTGCTGCACGCCGAACGCAGCTGGGCCGACGGCGCGCCGTGGACCGGCACGCTGCGCTACGCCAACCTCGCCTGGGGCTACGAGATCGAGGTGCAGTCCATGGCGGCATCCACGGCGGCGGCGCCATGA
- a CDS encoding MMPL family transporter: MRRLGALLWLALVLLASGYLALRLHDGLGFRTDLLALLPREEQDPVLQRANDAVTKALGRRVLALVGHADRETARKAATTLGDALLATGQVERIGEGIDVDRLKRLGALYFPHRQSLLSDGDRALLTAGKGEEVATRALSQAFGFAGLVDAGLLRTDPFLLLPSFLTNLPFPLSRLTPDEGMLSVTEDGTTWVLVSAVLAGEPFELDLQDRLVGAFDDAVRDMPGVAVKRLGAVFFAHAGSRTAITEASTLGTLSLVGTMLLVGLAFRRPGPLLHNLLALGVGMTVGLSGSLLLFGELHVAALLFGSSLIGVAVDYSLHYSASLFDPLSGSPSDRLRHVLPGIALGLVTTLIGYAALMLAPFPGLRQIAAFSIIGLVGAFLTVVLWLPSLDRARRLTHGALMLRAAAGLWSFWEARRWRGVRLVLVLGCVLAGAVGLARLSADDDVRRLQAVSAELRHEQDEIQRLIGATTAAQFLLVQAADDEAALRRQEDLAATLAGLKAKGSIAGYQMPAAFVPSARTQRENRALVATALDAPLLAAQRASLGLPPADPNDKGPNSKAPEGVLTLGDALASDSVPFLRELVLGPGLHVVALQGLSDPDAVRAAVAGTAGVRLVNPTADFSALLAKYRHRALLLTGLAGLLMLPVLMWRYGWRGGLWALLPPAAALILAPAAVGLMGQDFTFFHAMALVLILSIGVDYAVFCAESGVEQQPVTMLAVWLATLTTLLSFGLLAFSAVPAVHSFGVTMLVGISIAFLFAPLAARGTRHNEATNNARLL, encoded by the coding sequence GTGAGACGTCTGGGGGCGCTGCTCTGGCTCGCGCTCGTCCTGCTGGCCAGCGGCTATCTCGCGCTGCGCCTTCACGACGGGCTGGGCTTCCGCACCGATCTGCTGGCCCTGCTGCCGCGCGAGGAGCAGGACCCCGTCCTGCAGCGCGCCAACGACGCGGTGACCAAGGCGCTGGGTCGCCGGGTGCTGGCGCTGGTCGGGCACGCCGACCGCGAGACCGCCCGCAAGGCGGCGACGACGCTTGGCGACGCCCTTCTGGCCACGGGGCAGGTGGAACGGATCGGCGAGGGCATCGACGTCGACCGGCTGAAGCGGCTGGGGGCTCTCTACTTCCCCCATCGCCAAAGCCTGCTCAGCGATGGCGACCGGGCGCTCCTGACGGCCGGCAAGGGGGAGGAGGTCGCCACCCGCGCGCTGTCCCAAGCGTTCGGCTTCGCCGGGCTCGTGGACGCCGGACTGCTGCGCACCGACCCGTTCCTTCTGCTGCCCTCCTTCCTCACCAACCTGCCTTTCCCGCTGTCGCGCCTCACCCCCGACGAGGGCATGCTCAGCGTTACCGAGGACGGCACGACCTGGGTGCTGGTCAGCGCCGTGCTCGCCGGCGAACCGTTCGAGCTGGATTTGCAGGACCGGCTGGTCGGCGCCTTCGACGACGCCGTTCGGGACATGCCGGGCGTCGCGGTGAAGCGGCTGGGCGCCGTGTTCTTCGCGCACGCCGGCTCCAGGACCGCGATCACCGAGGCGTCCACGCTCGGCACGCTGTCGCTGGTCGGCACCATGCTGCTGGTGGGGCTGGCGTTCCGCCGGCCGGGGCCGCTGCTGCACAATCTGCTGGCCCTGGGCGTCGGGATGACGGTCGGGCTGAGCGGCAGCCTGCTGCTGTTCGGCGAGCTGCATGTGGCGGCGCTGCTGTTCGGGTCCAGCCTGATCGGGGTGGCCGTGGACTACAGTCTGCATTACAGCGCCAGCCTGTTCGACCCCTTGTCGGGAAGTCCGAGCGACCGGCTGCGCCATGTGCTGCCAGGCATCGCGCTGGGGCTGGTCACCACGTTGATCGGCTACGCGGCGCTGATGCTGGCGCCCTTTCCGGGGCTCCGGCAGATCGCCGCCTTCTCGATCATCGGGCTGGTGGGCGCCTTCCTGACGGTGGTGCTGTGGCTGCCGTCGCTCGACCGGGCGCGGCGGCTGACGCACGGCGCCTTGATGCTGCGCGCCGCGGCGGGCCTGTGGAGCTTCTGGGAGGCGCGGCGCTGGCGTGGCGTGCGCCTCGTTCTTGTGCTGGGCTGCGTGCTGGCCGGAGCGGTCGGGCTGGCGCGGCTGTCGGCGGACGACGACGTCCGGCGGTTGCAGGCGGTCTCGGCAGAGCTGAGGCACGAGCAGGACGAGATCCAACGGCTGATCGGCGCCACCACCGCCGCGCAGTTCCTGCTGGTGCAGGCCGCGGACGACGAGGCGGCGCTGCGGCGGCAGGAGGATCTCGCCGCCACGCTGGCCGGGTTGAAGGCGAAGGGAAGCATCGCCGGCTACCAGATGCCGGCCGCCTTCGTGCCGTCCGCCCGGACGCAGCGCGAAAACCGTGCGCTGGTCGCCACGGCGCTCGACGCTCCGCTGCTGGCGGCGCAGCGCGCCAGCCTCGGCCTGCCGCCGGCCGATCCGAATGATAAGGGGCCGAACAGCAAGGCACCGGAGGGGGTGCTGACTTTGGGAGATGCGCTGGCCTCGGACAGCGTGCCGTTCCTGCGCGAGCTCGTGCTCGGGCCGGGACTGCACGTGGTGGCCTTGCAGGGGCTGAGCGATCCGGACGCCGTGCGCGCCGCGGTGGCCGGCACGGCCGGCGTCCGGCTGGTGAATCCGACGGCGGACTTCTCGGCGTTGCTCGCCAAGTACCGGCACCGGGCGCTGCTGCTGACCGGGCTGGCGGGGTTGCTGATGCTGCCCGTGCTGATGTGGCGCTACGGCTGGCGAGGAGGGCTGTGGGCGCTGCTGCCACCCGCGGCGGCGCTCATCCTGGCGCCGGCGGCGGTCGGGCTGATGGGCCAGGACTTCACTTTCTTCCATGCCATGGCACTGGTGCTGATCCTGTCCATCGGCGTGGACTACGCCGTCTTCTGCGCGGAGAGCGGCGTGGAGCAGCAGCCGGTGACCATGCTGGCGGTGTGGCTGGCGACGCTGACGACCCTGCTGTCCTTCGGGCTTCTGGCCTTCAGCGCCGTTCCGGCGGTGCACAGCTTCGGCGTGACCATGCTGGTCGGAATCTCGATTGCCTTTCTTTTCGCACCGCTGGCCGCGCGCGGCACACGCCACAATGAAGCCACAAACAATGCGCGGCTACTCTGA
- a CDS encoding LolA family protein: MRVVVFLLTLLAAFPALVAETRAAETLSEGQVLRGAFVQERFLKGFQAPLKSEGRFALAPGRGLIWRTETPFAVTTVMSPAGLVQEVKGNETMRLPAARLPFMSKLYTMLGGALTGDWKALEDMFAVERGGGADAWTLHLTPRRADDPTMPIRAIDVRGGRFVDEVDIVKPDGDRDRLTFRDQVLKAEPPTADEAALLASAARP; encoded by the coding sequence ATGCGCGTCGTCGTTTTTCTCCTGACGCTTCTGGCCGCCTTCCCGGCCCTTGTTGCCGAGACGCGGGCCGCCGAGACGTTGAGCGAGGGGCAGGTGCTGCGCGGCGCCTTCGTGCAGGAGCGTTTCCTCAAGGGCTTCCAGGCACCGCTGAAGAGCGAGGGCCGCTTCGCCCTGGCGCCCGGCCGCGGGCTGATCTGGCGCACCGAAACCCCCTTCGCCGTCACCACCGTCATGAGCCCCGCCGGTCTCGTGCAGGAGGTGAAGGGCAACGAGACCATGCGCCTGCCCGCCGCGCGCCTGCCCTTCATGTCGAAGCTCTACACCATGCTGGGCGGCGCGCTGACCGGAGACTGGAAGGCGCTGGAGGACATGTTCGCGGTGGAGCGTGGAGGTGGCGCCGACGCCTGGACCCTCCACCTGACGCCGCGCCGGGCCGACGACCCGACCATGCCGATCCGCGCCATCGACGTGCGCGGCGGGCGGTTCGTGGACGAGGTGGACATCGTCAAGCCCGACGGCGACCGCGACCGCCTGACCTTCCGCGACCAAGTCCTGAAGGCGGAGCCGCCCACAGCGGACGAGGCGGCGCTGCTGGCTTCGGCGGCGCGCCCGTGA
- a CDS encoding acyl-CoA thioesterase — protein sequence MISAEVSTRAQFYDLDPMQVVWHGNYARYLEQARCALLDRIGYNYPEMASSGYVFPIVDLHVKYVRPIRFGQSIRITATLVEYENRIRIDYRIHDEPSGDLLTKARTVQLAVKEDGAELCFECPAVFTDKVRALL from the coding sequence ATGATTTCGGCAGAGGTCAGCACCCGCGCGCAGTTCTACGACCTGGACCCCATGCAGGTGGTCTGGCACGGCAACTACGCCCGGTATCTGGAACAGGCGCGCTGCGCGCTGCTCGACCGCATCGGCTACAACTATCCGGAGATGGCGTCGTCGGGATACGTGTTCCCCATCGTCGACCTCCATGTGAAGTACGTGCGGCCGATCCGCTTCGGCCAATCGATCCGGATCACGGCCACGCTGGTCGAGTACGAGAACCGCATCCGCATCGACTACCGCATCCACGACGAGCCGAGCGGCGACTTGCTGACCAAGGCGCGCACCGTGCAACTCGCGGTGAAGGAGGACGGGGCGGAGCTGTGCTTCGAATGCCCCGCGGTGTTCACGGACAAGGTGAGGGCTCTGCTGTGA
- a CDS encoding AMP-binding protein, with translation MTAIPLSRLLAVGRPDDAPVADDVTFARFRADVAGNAARLKGCRRGLLVAPDGYWGAVGLLALLHAGAEVTIPPNAQPGTLAALTADGAVPVGGDLGGNLGPGGEGMALAPLDPGTPLTFFTSGSTGEPKRVVRTLGMLEADALATESVLGRLAGPSARVHATVPHQHVYGLNFRLLWPLVTGRPFASAMHELWETALAALDAGSVLVTSPAHLTRLAGIAPLPPSRRPALVLSAGAPLPEPAAREAAAIFGTPVTEIFGSTETGAIAHRRREAGDPSWRPLPGVVAGRTPDGRLRVGATHVEGGEHVGSDLVEMTEDGGFRVLGRADRIAKVEGKRVSLPEVEAQLRRSPLVADAAALMLEQLCAVVVPSAEGAARLADLGAFRFGRLLRRELSAVQEPAGLPRRWRFVSRLPDGALGKRRHADIAALFEESALPEIALSEIATHRPTAPDVRAVRPLADGVELDLFIPGDLAQLDGHFPGMPIVPGVAQIDWAVTFANTHLGLGIEVAQSLQVKFRRVTVPDTMVTLALRHAPARRRLTFEYRCGDETLSSGSIGVEGIAP, from the coding sequence ATGACCGCCATTCCGCTCTCCCGTCTGCTCGCCGTGGGGCGGCCGGACGACGCGCCGGTTGCCGACGACGTCACCTTCGCCCGCTTCCGCGCCGACGTGGCCGGCAACGCGGCACGGCTGAAGGGGTGCCGGCGCGGGCTTCTGGTCGCGCCGGACGGTTATTGGGGCGCGGTGGGGTTGTTGGCGCTGCTGCACGCCGGGGCCGAGGTGACGATACCGCCCAACGCCCAGCCGGGAACGCTGGCCGCCCTGACCGCGGATGGGGCCGTGCCGGTCGGCGGCGATCTCGGCGGTAACCTGGGGCCGGGTGGCGAGGGGATGGCGTTGGCCCCGCTCGACCCCGGGACGCCGTTGACCTTCTTCACCTCCGGCTCGACCGGCGAGCCGAAGCGAGTGGTTCGCACCCTCGGCATGCTGGAGGCCGACGCGCTGGCGACCGAGTCCGTGCTCGGACGGCTCGCCGGGCCAAGCGCTCGCGTGCACGCCACGGTCCCCCACCAGCACGTCTACGGTCTGAACTTCCGCCTGCTGTGGCCGCTGGTCACCGGCCGCCCTTTCGCCAGCGCCATGCACGAGCTGTGGGAGACGGCTCTGGCCGCGCTCGACGCGGGGTCCGTGCTGGTCACCAGCCCGGCGCACCTGACCCGGCTGGCGGGCATCGCGCCGCTGCCGCCGTCGCGGCGTCCGGCGCTGGTGCTGTCGGCCGGAGCCCCGCTCCCGGAACCGGCGGCGCGCGAGGCGGCGGCGATCTTCGGCACGCCGGTCACCGAGATCTTCGGCAGCACCGAAACCGGAGCCATCGCCCACCGCCGCCGCGAAGCCGGTGATCCATCCTGGCGCCCGCTGCCCGGCGTCGTCGCCGGACGCACCCCGGACGGTCGCCTGCGGGTCGGCGCGACGCATGTCGAGGGGGGGGAGCATGTCGGCTCCGACCTCGTGGAAATGACCGAGGACGGCGGATTCCGTGTTCTTGGGCGCGCCGACCGGATCGCGAAGGTGGAGGGCAAGCGCGTCAGCCTGCCCGAGGTGGAGGCGCAGCTGCGCCGGTCCCCCCTGGTGGCCGACGCCGCCGCTCTGATGCTGGAGCAGCTCTGCGCCGTCGTGGTGCCGAGCGCCGAGGGCGCGGCGCGCCTGGCGGACCTCGGCGCCTTCCGCTTCGGCCGCCTGCTGCGGCGGGAATTGTCCGCCGTTCAGGAGCCCGCCGGCCTGCCGCGCCGCTGGCGTTTCGTGAGCCGTTTGCCGGATGGCGCGCTGGGCAAGCGTCGGCATGCCGACATCGCCGCCCTGTTCGAGGAGAGCGCCCTGCCTGAGATCGCCCTATCTGAGATCGCCACACATCGGCCGACCGCCCCCGACGTCCGCGCCGTCCGGCCGCTTGCCGACGGGGTCGAACTGGACCTCTTCATTCCCGGCGACCTTGCGCAGCTCGATGGTCATTTCCCCGGCATGCCGATCGTGCCGGGCGTGGCGCAGATCGATTGGGCGGTGACGTTCGCCAACACGCATCTCGGGCTCGGAATCGAGGTGGCGCAGTCGCTCCAGGTGAAGTTTCGGCGCGTCACCGTCCCGGACACGATGGTGACGCTGGCGTTGCGCCACGCCCCGGCACGGCGCCGCCTGACCTTCGAATACCGCTGCGGGGACGAGACGCTGTCCTCCGGCTCCATCGGCGTGGAGGGGATCGCCCCATGA
- a CDS encoding acyl carrier protein, giving the protein MLTPDEIYARLQSYLEDMFEVPPEKISREARLFEDLDLDSIDAVDLVVKLQELTGRKFKPEEFKSVRTVGDVLDRVHALLQE; this is encoded by the coding sequence ATGCTGACGCCGGATGAAATTTACGCGCGCCTCCAAAGCTATCTCGAAGACATGTTCGAAGTGCCGCCCGAGAAGATTTCCCGCGAGGCGCGGCTGTTCGAGGATCTCGACCTCGACAGCATCGACGCGGTCGATCTCGTGGTGAAGCTGCAGGAACTGACCGGCCGCAAGTTCAAGCCCGAGGAGTTCAAGAGCGTCCGCACGGTCGGCGATGTTCTCGACCGCGTGCATGCCCTCCTCCAGGAATAG
- a CDS encoding phosphopantetheine-binding protein, whose amino-acid sequence MEKLERELKTLIVDALKLEDIAPEEIDSEEPLFNDGLGLDSIDALELGVALRKAYGIKIESVTDDVKQHFANVRSLARFIQSQRAE is encoded by the coding sequence ATGGAAAAGCTTGAACGTGAGTTGAAGACCTTGATTGTTGACGCGCTCAAGCTGGAAGACATTGCCCCAGAAGAGATTGACAGCGAGGAACCGCTCTTCAACGACGGGCTGGGCCTCGATTCCATCGACGCATTGGAATTGGGCGTCGCGCTGCGCAAGGCTTACGGCATCAAGATCGAATCCGTGACCGACGACGTGAAGCAGCACTTCGCCAACGTGCGCTCCCTTGCCCGCTTCATTCAATCCCAGCGTGCGGAGTAA
- a CDS encoding lysophospholipid acyltransferase family protein yields the protein MLTRFLDRLWRRAATGFAFAFLFGGGAILAPTVFPLVALTSPAGAVRRQRCQHLVHLIFRFYIRMLRVLRVIDLKVEGAERLRDGRGKLVVANHPSLLDVVLLMALMPRAQCIVKKELWESRWLGGMVRGAGYIRNDLDPEALLDACRAALEAGDGLIIFPEGTRTVPGEPVRFRRGFANLATLLEAEVQPVTITCDPPTLIKGEKWWMIPPRRPIFRVMVGDRLDVTGLLGYQYRSLAARKLVRSLEDYFAERLADGKA from the coding sequence GTGCTGACTAGGTTTCTGGACCGTCTGTGGCGGCGCGCGGCCACCGGCTTCGCCTTCGCCTTCCTGTTCGGCGGCGGCGCGATCCTGGCGCCCACCGTTTTTCCGCTGGTGGCGTTGACCAGCCCGGCGGGCGCGGTGCGGCGCCAGCGTTGCCAACACCTTGTCCATCTCATTTTCCGCTTCTACATCCGGATGCTGCGCGTGCTGCGCGTCATCGACCTGAAGGTCGAGGGCGCCGAACGCCTGCGCGACGGGCGTGGCAAGCTGGTGGTGGCGAACCACCCCTCGCTGCTCGACGTGGTGCTTCTGATGGCGCTGATGCCGCGCGCCCAGTGCATCGTGAAGAAGGAGTTGTGGGAGAGCCGCTGGCTGGGCGGCATGGTGCGCGGCGCCGGCTACATCCGCAACGACCTCGACCCGGAGGCGCTGCTCGACGCCTGCCGCGCCGCGTTGGAGGCTGGGGACGGGCTCATCATCTTCCCCGAAGGCACGCGCACCGTCCCCGGCGAGCCGGTCCGCTTCCGTCGCGGCTTCGCCAATTTGGCGACCCTGCTGGAAGCCGAGGTGCAACCGGTCACGATAACCTGCGATCCGCCCACGCTCATTAAGGGCGAAAAATGGTGGATGATCCCGCCGCGCCGCCCGATTTTTCGCGTCATGGTAGGGGATCGTCTGGACGTTACGGGGTTGCTCGGCTATCAGTACCGCTCGCTGGCGGCCAGAAAGCTGGTGCGCAGCCTGGAAGATTATTTTGCGGAACGGTTGGCCGATGGAAAAGCTTGA